The Terriglobus roseus region CGCAGTTCTCTCTGGTGTTGCTCGACATCGACCACTTCAAGAAATTCAATGACGAGTACGGCCATCTGGCTGGCGATGACTGTTTGCGCGTGGTCGGCGCTGCGGTAAAGTCTGCGGTTCGAGACGGCGATGTGGTCGCGCGTTATGGCGGTGAAGAGATTGCGATCATCTTGCCCTCTACCGATTCTCAAGAAGCAGTGATCGTCGCGGAAGCAGTGCGAAACGCCATCGAGAACCTGGGTATCGAGCACGGAGGCAATCCCGAAGGAGGCAGCAAGGTTACGGCAAGCTTCGGCGTCGCCACTGCGCTTGCACGCGCAGGAGGTGCGATCCGAATGCCCGAATCGCTTCTACTCTCTGCCGACAAAGCCCTCTATATGGCCAAGTCTGAAGGGCGAAACTGTGTGCGCAAAGTCATGATGATGGCGGCGCCACAGAAGCCGTCGGAAGCATAGAGCGGCCCCTGATAAAGTTGGCTTTCGCAAGTATTCTCAGCTTCCGAGAATCGCGTCTATCGTTCTCAATTCTTGAACGTCTCTCTTCTCAGAAATTGATCGGGAATAAAGTGCGGCAATTCTGGTTATCTCCAGAGGGAGGCACTATGTCTGGTCCATCTTGTGCGAGAAGTACTGCTTGCTTTACATGGGAACTCCACTCTGCCTCTACTCCTAAATTTTTGCTTTTAGAGGTTCATTCATGCATTTCAGAGCAACCCAAGGCCGACCAAGTTACTGGTCCTACGTCATCGAAGCCGTAATTTTAGTTGGATGTTTCATCTCTGCTTTACACGCTCAATCCATTGCAATCCCAACCACTCCGGCGAGCTTTGAGATTGATGCCGCACAGTCGGGATCGTCCGAGAAGGGTGCTCAGTTTGGAGATTTTCTTGGGCGTCGCGCAGTTTTTCTTCCCTCAGGATTTCTAAACGTCCGAGGAGTGTCGTTCCGCGATGGGACATTTGAGTTTGATATGGCGACCAAGCCGGACAGCTTCTTTCTTGGCGTGGGGTTCAGGGTCGAATCCGAAGCAAATATGGAGGTCATCTATTTGCGACCAGGAGCTTCTGACACGGTGGAGGCGGTGCAATATACGCCGCGACTTAATGGCGACGCGGTCTGGCAACTTCTCAACTCCACCCATGAAAAGGCCAGCGCACACATTCCGAAGAGTGAATGGTTCCATATCAAGATCGTTGTGCAGGGCCGATCCTGCAAACTTTTTATGAACGGAAGCAATGATCCGACGCTGGAAGTGACGAACCTGCGCAGGGAGCCCAATGAGGGCGGAATTGCTTTATGGGCGCTTGGTGGAGGTGGATATTTCAGCAATCTAAGCTATCGTCGTGATCCTGATCCAAAGCCCGTGTCCAAGTTGCCGCGCTATGAGCGTGCAGGTCTGTTGTCCGATTGGGAACTGTCGCCCGCATACGATACGAGCGAGGTTGCTGCGGACAAGTATCCGAATTTAGCCGGTCGATGGGAAAAGGTGTACGCGGAAGATCCCGGATTTGTTCTGGTCAATCGGTATCGAACCAGCCCGGCGATGTTTCCGATGCCGTCTCGTGACGAGATGCTGAAAGGGCGCGTGAAGGGAGCAAAGGTCGTGTTCGCACGTACTGATATCCGATCGGCGAAGGCGCAAGACAAGATACTCAAGATTGGCTATAGCGACGATATCGTTGTCTACCTGAACGGCAAGCAGATTTTTTCGGGCAAGAATGCTCTGTCCTATCGCAGCAATGACTCGCTTGGCACCTTTGGTCTTAATGACGAAGCACCGATCCATCTCAACGCGGGGGCGAATGAACTGCTCGTCGCAGTTACGGAATATAACGGCGGATGGGCATTCCAGTGCGAGCTCTCACCTGCTCCATAGCCGGATGAGATGGGTTAATCGGAAAGTTCTGTGCCGAGAAGTTTGCTTGTCATCATTGATCGACGGCTGACGAGAAGAGTGTTTATCGGGACTGATCACGGGTCTAGAATGTCTCAGGATTTCGGAGGCATGGTGAAGTGAGAGGACAGCGATGAATCTGCTTTTGCTTGGTGCTACTGGTCTGGTGGGGAAAAACGTATTGGCGCAGGCACTTGCGGATCCGACTGTAACCAGCGTGGTGGCGCCAACGCGTCGTGCGTTGGCGCCGCATCCGAAGCTGAGAAACCCTGTCGCTGATTCATTGGGTTCATTTTTATCGGACGGGTTCCCAGATGGAATCGACGGCGTGATCTGTGCGTTAGGGACGACGATCGCGAAGGCCGGTTCGAAAGAGGCATTTCGAGAAGTGGACTACCAGTTGCCTTTATCGTTTGCGAAGTCTGCGCGTGAGCATGACGTAGGAACGTTTGTTCTGGTCACGGCGAGTACGGCGAATGCCAATTCTTCCATCTTTTATTCGAAGACGAAGGGCGAAGTGGAAAGAGAGATTGAGCGCGTGGGATTCCCATCGCTCACCATCGTTCGCCCTGGCCTGATCGAAGGTGAACGAGAGGAGTCACGCTTCATGGAAAGCGTGGGTCTGCGATTGATGAGTCTCCTGGGGCCGCTTGTTCCGAAGAAGATGCGGATCAATCCTGCTCCTGTGATCGCAGCGGCTTGTCTGGGTGCATTTCGCGATGGCAAACCGGGAGTTCATTACTGTCTTGCTGAAAGTATGGTCGGAGCCTGATCGCGGGAAGTTGGCTTGTCGGCGGCTGTAGGCATGAGCTCCTTCGTCTGAAGGCGTTTTGTCTCTACTTGTTACGAGCTACTTTGCGCGGCTCTTCAGTCCATCAATGAAAGCGGAAACACTTGGATCGTTCCAATCAGCTCCCCCTGCATGCTGGGCGGCAATTCTGCCGTCTTTCGAATAGAGAAATGTTGCCGGGTATTGGTGAAAGTACATTGACGGCGGAATGTCTTCATCTCGCGTTACGAAGAACGGCAAGGAGTAGTGGCCGAGTCGCGCATAGTGTTCCACGCGTTGTGGCGTATCCAACCGGGAGACGATTAGAAAGACTACCTCTGGATCATTCTTGTATCGGTCGTAGAGTGCCTGCACCGTGGGCATTTCTGCTACACACTGTATGCACCATGTTCCCCAGAGATCGAGAAAGATCACCTTTCCTTTGTAGTCGCTGAGGTGCCGCTCGTGCCCATCGAATGTTTGGAACGCGAGGTCCGGCGCTGGCAGTGATACAGCGATGAGCCCAGGCGACCGCGATTCAACGTTTCTTCGGACGACGTGAAAGAGCAGGAACCCCGCGAGAGCCACGAGAACGCACAAAACGATAAAAGTTCCGCCGATCCACTTCCACGCTCGTTTCATGTGCTCCTCGTTGAAACCGAAAATCGAATGACAATGCAGGGCAGGCACAAATGCAGGGCAAGCATATCAGTCCTGTAAAGTGGGCCTGTCGGGCGGCTCTAGACATGAGTTGCTTCGTCTAAGTGATATCGGTATTGGCCGTGCTGAGGGTTGTCGCTACGGCTACTCGGTTTGCGTCTCATAGTGCCCTGGGAGGGATGCGGGTGAGAATGCGGTTGAAACTGGCTCTCGCGCTTGTCCTGCCGGCTGTTTTGATCACCGCTTTGTGGGCGCAGCGGGCGTTTCGGCAATATCCGTCTGTCGAGTATGGCTTGAGTATTCCTCTGCCGCCGGATTGGAATGTGCCCGCTGAATTTGTGTGGGCGCGGTTGATGTATGCCGGGGGGCCGCTGGACGGGTATCAGCGGACGGGACGGTTTACCGGGCCGTGGCAGGAGGGTCTTTCGCTGTGGACGCAGGATTATCCACGCGCGGACCGCTTGCTTGCTGCCACGCTGCGGCGGCTGACACGGATCGATGTGCGGTCGGTGGAGCAGTCGGTGAACCCGGACGATGGCGACGAGATTTACAACTGGCCGTTCATTTATGCGGTGGAAGTTGGTGAGTGGCAGTTGACCCAGGCGCAGGCTAATAAGCTGCGTGATTACCTCCTTCGCGGCGGATTCTTCATGGCTGACGGCTGCCATGGTGCAGAAGAGCGGGCCTTCTTCGAGAAGACGATGAAGATGGTGTTTCCTGAGCGGCAGCTCGTGGATATTCCGAATGATGACCCCATCTTTCATACCGTGTTCAACCTGGACGACCGGATGCAGATTGTGGGTGCGGAACATCTGCGGGAGGGGCACAAGAAGGATGGCTATGTGGCACGGTGGATGGGGATTTACGACGACAAAGGACGGCTGATGGTGGCGGCCGATCTGAACTCGGATATGGGTGATTCGTGGGAGTATCTGGATGATCCGCGGTATCCGGTGGATTACTCGATCATGGGCGCCAAGATCGCGACGAATTATGTGACGTATGCGATGACGCACTAGCGCGATTCGCTGGCTTGTGGGCGGCTGTGGACGTCGTGAGGAAAATGCGGATGAACGAATGTAGGTATCGATCTTCGCTTGTGATGTGTGCCGTTGCCTCGCTGTCCTTTTGGGGGCCGCAGGTTATGGGGCAGGCTAACGCGCAGCCGACAGCGCCTGTGTCTGCGCATTCGGCTTCGGATT contains the following coding sequences:
- a CDS encoding GGDEF domain-containing protein translates to MAMTDGLTGLSNRRAFDAELERQWSRVLAESSQFSLVLLDIDHFKKFNDEYGHLAGDDCLRVVGAAVKSAVRDGDVVARYGGEEIAIILPSTDSQEAVIVAEAVRNAIENLGIEHGGNPEGGSKVTASFGVATALARAGGAIRMPESLLLSADKALYMAKSEGRNCVRKVMMMAAPQKPSEA
- a CDS encoding family 16 glycoside hydrolase codes for the protein MHFRATQGRPSYWSYVIEAVILVGCFISALHAQSIAIPTTPASFEIDAAQSGSSEKGAQFGDFLGRRAVFLPSGFLNVRGVSFRDGTFEFDMATKPDSFFLGVGFRVESEANMEVIYLRPGASDTVEAVQYTPRLNGDAVWQLLNSTHEKASAHIPKSEWFHIKIVVQGRSCKLFMNGSNDPTLEVTNLRREPNEGGIALWALGGGGYFSNLSYRRDPDPKPVSKLPRYERAGLLSDWELSPAYDTSEVAADKYPNLAGRWEKVYAEDPGFVLVNRYRTSPAMFPMPSRDEMLKGRVKGAKVVFARTDIRSAKAQDKILKIGYSDDIVVYLNGKQIFSGKNALSYRSNDSLGTFGLNDEAPIHLNAGANELLVAVTEYNGGWAFQCELSPAP
- a CDS encoding NAD(P)H-binding protein; the protein is MNLLLLGATGLVGKNVLAQALADPTVTSVVAPTRRALAPHPKLRNPVADSLGSFLSDGFPDGIDGVICALGTTIAKAGSKEAFREVDYQLPLSFAKSAREHDVGTFVLVTASTANANSSIFYSKTKGEVEREIERVGFPSLTIVRPGLIEGEREESRFMESVGLRLMSLLGPLVPKKMRINPAPVIAAACLGAFRDGKPGVHYCLAESMVGA
- a CDS encoding TlpA family protein disulfide reductase, whose amino-acid sequence is MKRAWKWIGGTFIVLCVLVALAGFLLFHVVRRNVESRSPGLIAVSLPAPDLAFQTFDGHERHLSDYKGKVIFLDLWGTWCIQCVAEMPTVQALYDRYKNDPEVVFLIVSRLDTPQRVEHYARLGHYSLPFFVTRDEDIPPSMYFHQYPATFLYSKDGRIAAQHAGGADWNDPSVSAFIDGLKSRAK
- a CDS encoding DUF4159 domain-containing protein; protein product: MRLKLALALVLPAVLITALWAQRAFRQYPSVEYGLSIPLPPDWNVPAEFVWARLMYAGGPLDGYQRTGRFTGPWQEGLSLWTQDYPRADRLLAATLRRLTRIDVRSVEQSVNPDDGDEIYNWPFIYAVEVGEWQLTQAQANKLRDYLLRGGFFMADGCHGAEERAFFEKTMKMVFPERQLVDIPNDDPIFHTVFNLDDRMQIVGAEHLREGHKKDGYVARWMGIYDDKGRLMVAADLNSDMGDSWEYLDDPRYPVDYSIMGAKIATNYVTYAMTH